In Deltaproteobacteria bacterium, the following proteins share a genomic window:
- a CDS encoding formate--tetrahydrofolate ligase: MKTDIEIAISVKLKHIEDIAGRLRIPSRHIISYGRYIAKINSALLKDPAREKDGKLILVTSMSPTPAGEGKTTITIGLAQSLRLLSKKVIACIRQPSLGPFFGAKGGATGSGQSQVLPVEDITMHFTGDDHAVVSAHNLISSIIDNHLYHGNKLKINPDRILWKRVSDINDRALRKVKVGFEGKIERIDEFHISAASEIMSILCLSQNLMDLKQRVENILVAFDSNSRPLFVKDLKIQGAVTALLRNAIHPNIVQSVEGAPVFVHGGPFGNVSLGCSSLIATKTALRFADYVITEAGFGTELGAEKFFDIKCRVGSLHPSLAVIVATLNALRLHGFKNLERHIENIRKFGIPLLVAINRYEKDTDEELNEIINLLENKDIPAFVTDVRNKGGKGGIDIAEKIIELCRHKNKFHYLYPLDMSVKEKIITIAKEMYGADKAVFSKEAEGDIKVLEDIGYKNLPVCIAKTPHSLSDNPSLTGRPNGFDITVQRVMPAVGAGFLAALCGKILLMPGFPEHPIAERIYLDDEGNLKFIP, encoded by the coding sequence ATGAAGACAGATATAGAAATTGCCATTTCTGTAAAGTTAAAGCATATTGAGGATATTGCCGGCAGACTGCGTATCCCGTCAAGGCATATCATATCCTATGGTCGTTATATTGCCAAAATAAATTCGGCCCTGCTTAAAGACCCGGCCCGGGAAAAAGACGGCAAACTGATTCTTGTTACTTCAATGAGCCCTACCCCTGCCGGCGAGGGAAAGACAACCATAACTATCGGCCTTGCGCAGTCTTTAAGATTATTGAGCAAAAAGGTCATCGCCTGCATAAGACAGCCGAGCCTCGGCCCTTTTTTCGGCGCCAAGGGCGGCGCAACGGGAAGCGGGCAGTCGCAGGTCTTGCCTGTTGAAGACATTACCATGCATTTCACAGGCGACGACCATGCAGTGGTTTCAGCGCACAATCTAATCTCCTCTATCATAGATAATCATCTCTATCACGGAAATAAGCTAAAAATAAATCCAGATCGGATATTATGGAAACGGGTTTCGGATATAAACGACAGGGCGCTGAGAAAGGTAAAAGTTGGGTTTGAAGGCAAAATTGAGAGAATTGATGAATTCCATATCTCTGCCGCATCCGAGATAATGTCAATCCTCTGCCTGAGCCAAAATCTCATGGATTTAAAGCAGCGGGTTGAAAATATCCTTGTGGCCTTTGATAGCAACAGCCGCCCTCTATTTGTGAAAGATCTGAAAATCCAGGGCGCAGTAACAGCGCTTTTAAGAAATGCCATCCATCCCAATATTGTCCAATCTGTAGAAGGAGCACCTGTATTTGTTCACGGCGGACCTTTTGGAAATGTTTCTCTCGGTTGCAGCAGCCTTATCGCAACAAAGACAGCATTAAGATTTGCAGACTATGTAATAACAGAGGCAGGGTTTGGAACAGAACTTGGGGCAGAGAAATTCTTTGATATAAAATGCCGGGTCGGCAGCCTGCATCCATCTCTTGCTGTTATTGTGGCAACGTTAAATGCCCTGCGGCTGCATGGTTTTAAAAATCTGGAGAGGCATATTGAGAATATCCGGAAATTCGGTATCCCATTGCTTGTGGCAATCAACCGCTATGAAAAAGATACAGATGAGGAATTGAATGAGATAATCAACCTACTTGAAAATAAAGACATACCTGCCTTTGTGACAGATGTAAGAAATAAAGGCGGCAAGGGCGGAATTGATATTGCAGAAAAAATAATAGAGCTATGCAGGCATAAAAATAAATTCCATTATCTTTATCCGCTGGATATGTCTGTAAAAGAAAAAATTATCACCATTGCAAAAGAGATGTATGGCGCGGACAAGGCAGTATTCTCAAAAGAGGCAGAAGGAGATATAAAGGTTTTGGAAGATATTGGCTATAAAAACCTTCCGGTCTGCATTGCAAAGACGCCGCATTCGTTATCTGACAATCCCTCGCTCACCGGGAGGCCGAACGGCTTCGATATTACTGTTCAAAGGGTCATGCCTGCGGTCGGCGCAGGCTTTCTTGCAGCGCTCTGCGGTAAAATCCTCCTCATGCCCGGCTTCCCCGAACACCCCATAGCAGAAAGGATTTATCTGGATGACGAAGGGAATTTAAAATTTATTCCTTGA
- a CDS encoding universal stress protein translates to MQKQEIKKILFPTDFSVASDYALSYAVSMAKRFKAEIFLIHVVDTSYDISGFYIPHISVEKLIQEMESSAEAQLKKVGGKISRSVKAYKSAVKSGIPYKEIIKFAKNKGIDMIIMGTHGKSGTDHFFFGSTTERVMKQADCPVLTIRPPKDMLLKGRE, encoded by the coding sequence ATGCAAAAACAAGAGATTAAAAAAATATTATTCCCAACAGATTTTTCAGTTGCATCTGACTATGCGTTGTCTTATGCTGTATCCATGGCAAAACGGTTCAAGGCAGAGATCTTTCTCATTCATGTTGTTGACACAAGCTATGATATATCAGGTTTTTATATACCGCATATATCCGTAGAAAAACTCATACAGGAAATGGAAAGCTCAGCAGAAGCGCAGTTGAAAAAGGTCGGCGGTAAAATATCCCGCAGCGTAAAGGCATATAAATCTGCTGTAAAAAGCGGCATCCCGTATAAAGAGATAATCAAATTTGCCAAAAACAAAGGCATAGATATGATAATAATGGGAACCCACGGCAAGTCAGGCACAGACCACTTTTTCTTCGGCAGCACAACCGAGAGGGTTATGAAACAGGCTGACTGTCCTGTCTTAACAATCCGTCCCCCGAAGGATATGCTTTTAAAGGGGAGGGAATAA
- the tatB gene encoding Sec-independent protein translocase protein TatB has translation MFGIGLPELIVILVIALIVIGPKKLPEIAKAVGKAFAEFKRATEDIKNSVKDDIEKTTGSLTELSKEVKAPINQRPQTPPAEEKKKDT, from the coding sequence ATGTTCGGCATAGGGCTTCCAGAGCTTATTGTTATTCTTGTCATAGCCCTGATTGTCATAGGGCCTAAAAAACTCCCTGAGATTGCAAAGGCCGTTGGCAAGGCATTTGCTGAATTCAAAAGGGCGACTGAAGATATAAAAAATAGCGTAAAAGATGACATTGAGAAAACGACCGGTTCACTTACCGAATTGTCTAAAGAAGTAAAAGCCCCGATAAATCAACGACCGCAAACACCCCCCGCAGAAGAAAAAAAGAAGGATACATAA
- the tatC gene encoding twin-arginine translocase subunit TatC: MQQEYKMPFTSHLVELRKRLIVSVVAVAIGFAVSYNYSKELFMILAKPLPPNTSFAFTRLIEPFFTYLKVSLLTGIFLASPVLIYEIWLFIAPGLHENERKWVLPIVFSSTALFIGGVLFGYFLVLPFGYSYFLSFSSDTIKPMLSMDGYFSFTTKFLLAFGLVFEMPLFILFLSLLGIVNAKMLSAYRKYAVIAIFIIAAFLTPTPDAFSQILMAAPMLVFYEAGIILARIFERKRGSQ, translated from the coding sequence ATGCAGCAAGAATACAAGATGCCGTTTACATCCCATCTGGTGGAACTTAGAAAGAGGCTTATTGTAAGCGTTGTAGCTGTGGCAATAGGTTTTGCTGTCTCATACAACTATTCTAAAGAGCTCTTTATGATACTTGCCAAACCGCTCCCTCCGAACACATCTTTTGCCTTCACGAGGCTGATAGAACCGTTCTTTACATACCTCAAGGTATCTTTACTCACAGGCATATTTCTGGCAAGCCCTGTTTTAATATACGAAATCTGGTTGTTTATCGCGCCTGGGCTTCATGAAAATGAGAGGAAGTGGGTTTTGCCAATCGTCTTTTCCTCAACGGCCTTATTTATAGGCGGCGTGCTGTTCGGCTATTTTCTGGTGCTGCCGTTCGGTTATAGTTATTTTTTAAGCTTTTCATCAGATACGATAAAGCCCATGCTGTCAATGGATGGATATTTCTCGTTCACGACAAAGTTTCTCCTGGCATTCGGGCTTGTATTTGAGATGCCGCTCTTTATACTGTTCTTGTCTCTGCTGGGCATTGTAAACGCAAAAATGCTCTCCGCCTACAGAAAATATGCGGTAATTGCCATATTTATTATAGCCGCTTTTTTAACGCCCACGCCTGATGCGTTCAGCCAGATACTAATGGCCGCGCCTATGCTTGTGTTCTATGAGGCAGGGATAATATTGGCAAGGATATTCGAAAGAAAAAGGGGCTCGCAATGA
- the uvrB gene encoding excinuclease ABC subunit UvrB translates to MEQFTLTTQFIPKGDQPKAIKQLVDGLKNGIRHQALLGVTGSGKTFTIANVIAEINKPTLVLAPNKTLAAQLFAEFKELFPENAVGYFVSYYDYYQPEAYIPTTDTYIEKDSSINDEIDKLRHSATHALLTRNDVIIVASVSCIYGIGSPKDYGSMHLYAEKGMDTQRDEVLKRLVEMQYQRNDYDFYRGTFRVRGDVVEIFPAYEAETAVRLEFFGDTIEAISEIDPMRGRILRKANKTLIHPASHYVTTRDNLKRAMDSIREELRERLTLLKAENKLLEAQRLEQRTMFDLEMLEEMGYCSGIENYSRHLSGRLPGEPPYTLIDYFPEEFLLIIDESHISIPQIGGMYHGDRSRKETLVGYGFRMPSALDNRPLKFDEFEKRVNQAIYVSATPAKYEMEKAKGAVVEQIIRPTGLMDPDIEVRPAKAQVDDLLEEIRKRVEKKERVLVTTLTKRMSEDLTRYYADLGVRVKYLHSDIETLERVEILRALRLGEFDCLIGINLLREGLDLPEVSLVAILDADKEGFLRSERSLIQTCGRAARNVNGCVIMYADRITGSMQIAIDETIRRRKLQAEYNKKNGITPETIKSAIKDVLSSVYEADYYTVPVAAEKEAEYIPPHELPNLIKALRKEMQEAAKEMDFEKAAELRDRIKELEALEVRIG, encoded by the coding sequence ATGGAGCAATTTACACTCACAACCCAATTCATCCCAAAGGGCGACCAGCCGAAGGCGATTAAACAGCTTGTTGACGGCCTCAAAAATGGCATCAGGCATCAGGCGCTTCTCGGTGTTACAGGCTCAGGCAAGACATTTACCATAGCCAATGTCATAGCAGAGATAAATAAGCCCACGCTTGTGCTTGCGCCTAACAAGACACTTGCTGCGCAGCTCTTTGCAGAATTTAAAGAACTTTTTCCTGAAAATGCGGTTGGGTATTTTGTATCTTATTATGATTACTACCAGCCTGAGGCATACATCCCCACGACAGATACTTATATAGAAAAGGACTCGTCTATAAACGACGAGATAGACAAACTCCGCCATTCTGCAACCCATGCGCTGCTTACCAGAAATGATGTGATAATCGTTGCATCCGTATCGTGCATCTACGGCATAGGCTCTCCTAAAGATTACGGCAGTATGCATCTATACGCAGAAAAAGGCATGGATACCCAGAGGGACGAGGTTTTAAAGAGGCTTGTGGAGATGCAGTATCAGAGGAATGACTATGACTTTTACAGGGGCACATTCAGGGTAAGGGGAGATGTGGTTGAGATATTCCCTGCATACGAGGCTGAGACCGCTGTGCGGCTTGAGTTCTTCGGGGATACCATAGAGGCCATATCAGAGATAGACCCAATGCGGGGAAGGATTCTAAGAAAGGCAAACAAGACACTTATTCATCCTGCAAGCCATTATGTGACAACAAGAGATAATCTGAAAAGGGCGATGGACAGCATAAGGGAGGAGTTGCGGGAGAGACTAACACTGCTGAAGGCTGAGAACAAGCTACTTGAGGCGCAGAGGCTTGAGCAGAGGACTATGTTTGACCTTGAGATGCTTGAGGAGATGGGATACTGCTCAGGCATAGAGAATTATTCAAGGCATCTCTCAGGAAGACTTCCGGGCGAGCCGCCGTATACATTGATAGACTATTTTCCTGAGGAGTTTCTTTTGATAATTGACGAGAGCCATATATCAATACCTCAGATTGGCGGCATGTATCACGGCGACAGGTCTCGCAAGGAGACATTGGTAGGGTACGGATTCCGCATGCCGTCTGCGCTTGACAACAGGCCCCTTAAATTTGACGAATTTGAAAAGAGGGTAAATCAGGCGATATATGTCTCTGCAACGCCTGCTAAATATGAGATGGAGAAGGCAAAGGGCGCTGTTGTGGAGCAGATTATAAGGCCCACAGGCCTCATGGATCCTGACATAGAGGTTAGGCCTGCAAAGGCGCAGGTGGACGACCTGCTTGAAGAGATAAGAAAGAGGGTTGAGAAAAAAGAACGTGTGCTTGTAACAACCCTGACAAAGAGGATGTCAGAGGATTTGACAAGATATTATGCTGACCTTGGTGTTAGGGTTAAATACCTGCATTCAGATATTGAGACCCTTGAAAGGGTTGAGATTTTAAGGGCATTAAGACTCGGCGAATTTGACTGCCTCATAGGAATAAATCTTTTGCGTGAAGGGCTTGACCTGCCGGAGGTTTCGCTGGTTGCCATCCTGGATGCTGACAAGGAAGGCTTTCTGCGCTCTGAGAGGTCTCTCATCCAGACCTGCGGCAGGGCTGCAAGGAATGTGAACGGCTGTGTCATTATGTATGCGGATAGAATAACAGGCTCAATGCAAATAGCCATTGACGAGACAATCCGCAGACGGAAGCTCCAGGCTGAATATAATAAGAAAAACGGCATTACCCCTGAGACCATAAAGAGCGCAATCAAAGATGTCCTTAGTTCTGTGTATGAGGCGGATTACTATACTGTGCCTGTTGCGGCAGAAAAGGAAGCTGAATATATCCCGCCCCACGAGCTGCCTAATTTGATAAAGGCCTTGCGCAAAGAGATGCAGGAGGCTGCAAAAGAAATGGATTTTGAAAAGGCAGCAGAACTCAGGGACAGGATAAAGGAACTTGAGGCGCTGGAGGTAAGGATTGGATAG
- a CDS encoding type II toxin-antitoxin system MqsA family antitoxin, producing MHKYGDCSHCGGEVKEERVELDYRYKEKLYIFQNVPAGVCQQCGEKYLTAEVAKKIEHSIRTREQWDKTITVPVEVFSEGVMV from the coding sequence ATGCACAAATATGGCGATTGTTCACATTGCGGCGGGGAAGTAAAAGAAGAAAGGGTTGAATTAGACTATCGGTATAAGGAAAAGTTGTATATTTTCCAAAATGTCCCGGCAGGTGTTTGCCAACAGTGCGGAGAAAAATATTTGACTGCCGAAGTAGCTAAAAAGATTGAGCATAGTATTCGGACAAGGGAGCAGTGGGATAAAACCATTACCGTTCCTGTGGAAGTATTTTCAGAAGGTGTGATGGTGTAA